The region aaagagcctttggggGGCCGTGCCCGGGGGCAGGAGGCGGCTCATGTGCTCATGGTGAACCTGAGCACAGCCCTGGTGCCCTCGGTCACGGCATGCTTGCGGAGCTCCCCGGTCAGCAGCAGGTGCACGGCGGCCTGGATGTCCTGTGAGGTGAGGGTGCAGCGCTGGTTGTAACGGGCCAGGCGGCCGGCCTCTTCGGCGAGGCGCTCGAAGAGGTCGCTAATGCACGAGTCCATGACGTTCACGGCCTGCTGGGACAGGCTGAGGCCGTCGTGGACCAGCTTCAGAACCCTGGGGAAATAGGTGGCGAAACTGTCCTcgccgcggcggccgcggcggcagcGGGTGtgacggcggctgcggcggcgatgGCGCCTGGGCTTCTTCTGTTTCAGGGCCGTCGGAGCGCCCTTCTCAGGCGCCTGGGTGCTGACACCTTCCTCCGGAGACGGGGCAGAGGCAGGCTCCGCCATCCCTCAGGCAACCCCCAAGAGCTAGGAGGCACCGACGATGGCGCTGCTGCCAGGCGGGGAGCCCTTTTTATAGTCGCTGCCTTGCCTCACGTCATGCGTGACCTCGACTTCTGACTGGGTGTCAGGGCACACAGGGAGCGCGTGAGTGAGCCTAGCGGAGTGCGCTGGGACTGCACGGTCCTCCTGCTGGCGGTCCCTCCACCAATCACAGTGAGCGTCTGGAGCCCTGCAAGCTGCCTGTCTGGTCCCATACAGAAATTCACAAGCAAGAGAACCCACACAGGAAGGCTGTGACACGGCCAGCAGAGGGCTCCTGGACGTGGAGATGTGTCGGTCCACCTCCCGCCTCCGGTTCTGATCGAAACCCTCAATGAATCAGGATAACGGAGTAAAAAACTACCGTTTGTAAAGAGTGAAATCAAACACAACTGGGGTATTTAGACCTacataagaaaattcagcatttacCAGGTTTGTAGTCACACTCCTAATGATACTTAGATCCGAAAAATTACCCTACATTCTAGCATTGCTGAATACATAGAACAGCCcttgattgaaagagaaaaaaggtattgGTCTAATTTTGCAGTAAGTCACCCAAAAGGTAAGAGACAGTCAAGAAATAGTTGAAAATCACGTGCTTTTCAAAAATCGGACAGTTCgagaaaatttattccttaaatgtatttgtggaaaaatgaacccCAAATACGGAACCAGTACAGAATgaagaagaattagagaaatggaGGTCATCAAGGAACTTGTCAccattacaaagaaagaaagaaagaaagagagagagagagagagagagagagagagcgagagagagagagagagagagaaagaaagaaagaaagaaagaaagaaagaaagaaagaaagaaagaaagaaagaaagaaagaaagaaagaaagaaagaaagaaagaaagaaagaaagagaaagaaagacaataaacaaccATACAGCACAATTCACAGTAAATGAGCCCTCAGGCAAAGAATCACACCCATTCCATCAGGAGCTGCTTCCACCTCAACTCCAAGGCTGAAGAGTCCAGGAAAATTTTGATTGGCTCTCTTGGGAAACCCGGATCCATGGTGAGCCGGTGGCTATGACTCCGTGGCTACAGGTTCCTCATTGCCTGACTGAGAACAGACTGGGGCTTGAGCTGCTCTGATTGGACCTTCCATCATCCCTATTATGCATAAATGCAAGTCATGAAGGTTTGTGCTTTCTAAACCCAAAGATTATAGACTGGAGAGGAAcataactggataaaactgaacgagttaaaatagtaacttcagtttctaaaAAGCCTAGGGATAGGTAttgcttcttgaaattttctccttagttatttctgtgatcggttgggtcctcctttgtgtttctgtatgtacTCCATAATACTGAGAATGCCGAAAAACGTTTGATGCAGGATGTTTGTCCTGCTCCTACTATGTTCCCCATATGGATGCTTACAGTTCGTTATTTATTCTCCATGAGTTTGAGGATTCCAGCACCGgccagaaatttaaaacaaaacaaatgtatatataaatataaatatatatatatatatatgtatatgtatatatttgtatgtacacacatatatattcatttttacatgtatacagacacatatgtatatgtgtatgtgtatatgtgtgtttgtgtgtgtgtgtatatatactatgtgtgtgtgtgtgtgtgtgtgtgtgtgtgtgtgtgtgtgactgtggatatatatttgaggactgaaacacaggagagaaataactgagtcaaaaatgtcaagaaacaatatctaatccaccttctttagaaactgaagttactagtttaattcattcagattttaccaATTCTGTTCATTGCCAGGCAATATAATGTgtgtggaaatatatatacattttttttttttagaaaggtaaaacCTCATGTTTTGCGTCTATGTGCAATGGGGATGATGGGAGGGACCTGTTGGATGAGGTGTCCCAGGCTGAACCAATTAGAAGCCTCCTGAAATGTTTGGACTTGCAGTTGAGGGGAATTGTGTCATTAAATAGGTCTGAGTCCTTGActgctgtttgttgttttgtttgaatggttttatgcttttaatcatGTTGATTTACAGATATTATATTAGTTTCTAAAGCTGTCGTAAATAAATTCGAGAGTCTCggtgacttaaaaaatatatatttatcatctcacagttctggatgccaaaTAGCCCCTCTTCATAagcacaccagtcatattgggttaggacCGACCCTCACGACTTCACTTTAAACACAGTTACCTCTATAGAGACTATCTCCAAAATAGGGTCACCTCCTGAAGTACTGGGGGGTCACAAGGTCAACACAAGAATTTTGAGAGGGTACAATTCAATAAAGAATACTAAGCTTTCTGCCCCTCCAAAAAATTAATGTACttccatgaaaaatacattcacaccTTCCCTACAGCCCCCAAATCTTAACCCATTGCAGTTCAActttaagtccaaaatctcatctacaAATCTTATATATCTGCTACGGGTGAGACTCCAGTTGTGACTGATGCTGAGGCAGAATTTATCCTTATCCCTGAACCTGCGAAAACAGACAGCAAATTACCAGTTTCCAAAAACAGTAGCGGGACAGGCATAGAATAGACATTACCATTCCAAAtgtgagaaatcagaagaaaactagaGTTTATGGGCCCTAAGCAGGTTTGCACCATAGTAGGGCTAATTCCATTAGATTTAAGGGATTGAAAACAGTCCTCTTTAATCATTGCTCTGCCCTCTGGACCCTCTGGGATAGCAGCATGAAACTCTcagccctgggcagtggggacctcttccccagcctggtTTGTTACAGAAGAGGTGGCACTAGCCATCTAGAATGGAGAAAGTGGCCTCCATCTATGGGATCAAGGAGATCATGGCCTCATCCCCC is a window of Cynocephalus volans isolate mCynVol1 chromosome X, mCynVol1.pri, whole genome shotgun sequence DNA encoding:
- the LOC134368284 gene encoding histone H2B-like, encoding MAEPASAPSPEEGVSTQAPEKGAPTALKQKKPRRHRRRSRRHTRCRRGRRGEDSFATYFPRVLKLVHDGLSLSQQAVNVMDSCISDLFERLAEEAGRLARYNQRCTLTSQDIQAAVHLLLTGELRKHAVTEGTRAVLRFTMST